Genomic window (Candidatus Poribacteria bacterium):
GCGAATGGGAACAAGCTGCAGCAGCCTATAAGAAAGCAATGGACATGACCACGCAGAGCTGGGAGAGAAATGAGGTTTCTACAGAGTTGGTAAAAATCTATGCGCAACTGGGACAGATCGATACCGCTATTGACCTCTATAAAACCCTATCCCGGTCCGGTTTAAGTGGCATGTCTATAAATTGGTCAGGTCCAACGGGCTTCCAGATCTACTTTGCCGGCGATAAAGCACGCGAATCCCTGATTAATACCTATCGGAATCAGGGCAAGCTGGATGACCTTCTCACCTACTTCGAGACGCAGGGCGGGGAAACAGCTGAAGATTCAACGAGACTCGAAATAACTGCCGAAATCCACCGGACGCGTGGGGACTATGCAAAAGCTGCCGAAAGCTACCAAGCTCTTGGCAAAGTCCAACCCGGCAATATTCGGAGCTTTTACTACGCAGCTGCAGCTTTCAATAAGAATAGCGAACAGGAACTGGCACAAACAATATTGAATGAGGGAGAAGCTGCCCTCTCTGCTGACATACAGTGGAATCAAGATATGTGGCGTTTGACAGCACTTGGGAGTATCTGCCTTGAGGGAGAGCTATACAATCCGGCAATTAAGTTCATTGAAGACGCTATCATGCATGCTGGACGTTACGGCGGTGGTGGTCACGAGCGCCAACAACTGTATAATATGCTTGCTCAGAGCTATATCGGCATGGAACGCTATGAAGAGGCGATGAATGCCTATCAGGAGTTAGAAAATACCGCTCAGGATGATGGGATGCGACAGATAGCGCGAGATGGGATGCGCAGGGCATACAGGGCGGGCAATCTGCATGAGAAGATGGTTGCCGAGCGGACGCAGGCTGTTGAAAACAATCCCGAGGATCCGGATGCTCTCTTCGCCCTAGCGCAAACCTACGAATGGAACGATATGCACGACAAGGCAATCGCCGCTTACGAACGCGCTAACCAGTTGAATCCTGATAGCACCGTTATCTTAGCACCGTTGGCAAAGCTGTATACCGAGACCGCTCCTGAAAAGGCGAAAGTTCTCTACAAACACCTCATTGAACTGGCAGATGAGCCTAGCGACCGTTTCCAGAAGTGGTGGCTGTTGATTGAAGTGTACAAGAAGCTAGGCGAGCTCGACACTGCCGTCGCAGAGCTGCGTGACTTTGCCGGACCAGCTACGGAAGAGTTTGAACGTGAGGCAGCGCTCCGCTTACTCTGGGGTATCTACGAAGATGAAAAACAGAAAGGCGAAAGAGTTGCTGTTTTTAAAGAGCTTGCATCACAAATTGGAGAAAATGCAACCGTGTATGAACTGCTCGGAGATGCTTACAAAGCGGTCGAGAATCAAGAAAAAGCGAGCGTAGCTTACACTCAATGGGTTGAATTCCGTCAAAAAGAAATAGATCGGGGTGGACGCAATTGGGACTACTACAGTCTTGCGGAACAGTTGCTCCGAAAGGAGATCATGCCCGAAAAAGCACTTGAATTCGCCAAACGTGTTACGCAAACACACCCTAACCCACATTACGACGCGCTGTTGGGAGAGGCGTACCTCCTTAACGAACAATATGAGGAAGCTGAGAAGAGTTTCAAACGAGCACTGACCAACCCTGATAATCCTTTCGATACAACAACGATATGGCCGCATCTGAAGCGGGCGAGCAAAAATGTGAAGGATGAGGGACGGTTTATAGAGCTGATGGAGGTCTTAACGGGAACTGTACTCCTTGATGCAACTGAACGGATGCACGCAAATTTGGTGTTGTCGACGTTCTACCACGAACGCAATCAGGCCGAAGAAGCGGAACGATACATGCGGAAATCGGGGGTTGTGCCTGAAGGCGCGTGGTGGATTCTCGGTCCCTTTGACAATGCAGGCGGTGTCGGCTATAATAGAGCCTACATACCGGAGGATGCCGTGGAGATCAACAAGACTGCGGCATACGAAGGCACAGATGGAAAAATCGGTTGGGAACAGAGAGCGGATGAAACCCTTGATGGCATCGTTGATTTGGCACCGATTTTTGGTTTCGGGAATTTAAATCCGGTACTAGGGGACATGGAACAGCCAAATCCTCAACTTGACACCGTACTTGCCTACGCTTGGACGACGGTCAATGCTCCTGACGAACGGCAGGCGCGAATCTGGATCTCCGCCCACAACCCCGCGAAAGTTTGGTCCAACGGGGAAGAGGTTTCCAAAATTAACCAGGACCAGCAGCCTATGTCTGATAATCAACACACGGTCCCCGTGACGCTCCAAGCCGGGGAAAACAGCATCCTCGTCAAACTCTGTGGACGGCGGTGGGGATGGAAACTCCAGTTGTGGTTGACGGACGTGGATGGCTTCCCATTTGAGGATTTGGAATATATAAATTCGCCGACGATTCAACAGTCGGTGGAGGAATGAGAATACAAGGAGAAACTATGATCTATCCAATCATTATCACAACCGTTGGGCTATTTCTGTTAAGCCCAATCGTCTCATCGCAAGGAGAAGGCGAATCTGATTATGATCGCGACATGTATATCTACGGCAAAGAACCCGCTGCCTTCCTCAAGCAGAAGCTGGATGGGTTAAAGAAGGGGAAAGCACTCGTCTTGGCGATGGGGGAAGGACGGAATGCGGTCTATCTTGCCCAAAACGGGTTTGATGTTACAGGCGTAGATATTTCCGAAGTCGCTATCGAAAAATGCAACAAGTTGGCGAAAGAAAGGAACACAACAGTCAACGCTGTCGTTGCCGATCTGACTGACTATGATATGGGTACAGGACAGTTTGACCTAATCACAAAATTCTATTATTACGAACCGTCAATCTTCCCACAAATCATTGACGCGCTCAAACCGGGTGGCATGTTTATCCTTGAGCAGTTCTCAATTGATCACCTCAAATACAGGGAAACCAGCAGCTTTGGTCCAAGAAACCCTGACTACCTCATAAAACCTAACGAACTCTTAGAACACTTCAAGTCGTTACGGATACTCTACTATGAAGACACCGTCATAGAACTTGATGAAGGGATGCACAAAGGAACGGCGGCGGTCATTCGACTCATCGCAGAGAAAGTGGAGTAACTGTTGAACAGAATGCACATTCCGATATGAACGCAGTTTAATCTTTAATTGCTATCCAAAATCAGAAAGGAGCCAGACAGATGCCTGAAAAGTTGATTCTCGAAAAGATTCGCAGCGTACGCCNNNGCAAGGTTTCTATGTTACGGCTTACTGGCATGTGTGCCGTTGTTTATCATTGATAGTTTCATTGCGACGTTTGATATTTCTCCCCTCATCCTACTGTGGAGCGCGCTCAGTCTTTCCGCCATCGGGTTAATCGTGAGTCTGTTGCGCCCAATTAATCTCCATGAAGCTGCCCGGACAATTGACCTCAAAGCAGCCCTGAAAGATCGTGCTGTGAGTGGACTGGAGTTTATTCAGCGTCAGACCGATGAGATGCTGACGGCGTTACAACTCAAAGATACCTCTGACCGGCTGCAATTGGTAGCTGCAAAAGAGGTTGTGCGTTATTCCATTCCACGCGAAACCAAGTTCATTGCCTTGATTGTGGTCGTGGGCTTGGCGCTCTCTTTCATCGAATTTTTCGATCCGCCCGAAGCACCGGCGACAGTTGACTATTCTCCGCAGATAGCCGCAGAAACCGATCACCTGCTAAAACAGATCAAAGAATCCGAAAAGGCAGCCGAAGAGGTTGGGCTGGAAGATACATTACAGGGGATCGAGGAGAAAGCACTTGAACTCAAGCGAACAGGAATTACGCCGAAAGAAGCACTTGCCAAGTTGACCGAAATGACAGAGATGTTATCGGCAAAGATGGATAAGGTGGGTGTTGCTAAGGTAGATGCACTCATGAAGGAGCTTGGAGAACAATTTATCGCCAACCCCAACTTAAGCGATTTCGGATATGCTTTGAAGGAAGGGCGATATGACAGGGCGGCAGAACGTCTTTTCAATCTGTCCAACAAACTCAGCAAACTCGATTCTGAGCAACGCCAAAACATTGTTGACGCGTTCCAACGGGGTGGTGCGAGCGTACAGGGAACAGAGATAGGGGCTTTTGGAAACCAATTGACGAAAGCCTCAACCGCACTGGCACAAAATAATCTAAAGGAAGCCGAAAAACGTCTCCAAGATGGATGTGAGAATTTATTAGCCTGTGCACTTGCAAAGGAACGGGATGGGCTGCTGGCAAAACTGCAAGCCCAATGCCAAGCTTGCAAAGCAGGGATTGGCAAGGCGTGCAACGGCGGTGGTGGTTCAGGCAACAACGGCATAGGCACCGGAACAGATCCCAATCCATTCGGTGTTCTGACCAACCTTGACTCCTTCCGTCACTTGGAACAGATTACAGGTGTGCAAGGTGCCGGGGAATCCACAGTCGAAACCACAGAAGTGCTTATTGATGGAAATCCCGAAACCTCCATCGATGGACAAAACGCAGAAGACAGTTATAAAGAGGTCTATACCAAATACCACAAGCTCTCTGAGGACGCTCTTTCTCAAGAACAGATCCCGTTAGGTTACAGATTCTATGTGAAGCGATATTTTGAATCCATCAAACCGAAAGAGGAATAGGAGGCGTGACGCATAAAACATAATATGTAAGATGATTTCACCGCGTTTTATGTTCCGCGAGTCAAATGTCACCAGATCAATCCCAATTTCATCCGGATTCAGTGCAACTTGAGAGTCAATACGAGGACTTTCGGGATACCTTCGATCGTATCCAGCGCGAGGTTTCCAGGCAGATTGTTGGACAGCGGGAGATTATTGAGGGTGTGCTAATTTGCCTCATGACGGGCGGACACGCGCTCTTGGAGGGTGTCCCCGGTCTGGGGAAAACGCTACTGATTCGGACACTCCACGAAGTGCTCGATCTCGGATTCTCCCGAATACAGTTTACACCAGATCTGATGCCCGCAGACATCATCGGCACCAACATCGTCGCCGAAGACGAAAGCGGTCGTAAATTCTTTGAATTCCAGCAGGGACCTGTGTTTGCGAATCTGATCCTTGCCGACGAGATTAACCGTGCGACGCCCAAAACACAGTCGGCGCTGCTCGAAGCCATGCAGGAAAAATCTGTGACGGTTGCAGGTACGCAACACAAATTACAGCGACCGTTCTTCGTCATGGCGACGCAAAATCCATTGGAGATGGAGGGCACCTATCCCCTCCCCGAAGCCCAACTGGACAGGTTCTTCTTCAAACTCAAGGTCGAGTATCCGAGCCTTGATGAACTCGATCTCGTTATGGAGCGCACGACGAAGCGGGAGATGCCGCTGGTCGAAAAGGTTTGTGATGGCGAGCAGATCAACGGATTGGAAGAAATCGCGCGTGATATCCTCATTGCAGAAGATGTGCGTAGATATGCCCTCCGCATCGTGTTAGGCACACATCCCGAATCGGAGGACGCGCCAGAACTGACCAAAAAGTATGTCCGATACGGATCAAGCCCCCGCGGCGCGCAAGCGTTAATCCTTGCGGGCAAGGTCAGAGCCATTTTGGATGGGCGCTACAACGTCGCACGGGCAGATATCCAAGCGGTTGCGCTGCCGAGCCTACGCCATCGGCTCATCCTCAGCTTTGAAGGCGAAGCAGAGGGGGTTGACCCTGATCAGATTATTAAGCATCTGTTGGAGGTTACTGAGTAGAAAATAGACGCATTACTAGAGCAAAACCGAAGGAGGGAAAGCGCATGAAAATGGGTCGGCTACTAACAATCATCGTTGATTGCGTTCAATTCCGTAATTTTGGGGGATGAGAAGGCATCTGAACCGACAACGGAAGTGCTCATCTCACAGATCCAAGATCTGCAAAAAGAGATTGAAGCCCTTAAAGAACGTATCAGCAAACTGGAAAGCGGACAAAAGATGCCTTCCATTGTGCCAGAAGACCTACCTTCTGTAGATACAATTCCGAACATGAACCAACTTCCCAAAGGTTCAGTGGAGAGAGAGATCAACGGTATGACCTATTACATTATCCCGTTGCAAGACCAAAGTGTTGATAAATGAGTGCTACCTAGTCGCAAGTGACATGCTTCACTTAACCTTCACCGTATGAATCTTTATACATCTCAGAGAAGAAGTGAATAACAATTATGACAACAACCATAGACAAATTGCTAATAAAAACTGAGCGGATTGAACGGGAGTTAGCGGAGGTGCGGCAAGCGTTAGAAGAACTTCGTCTTGAACCGACAATACAGTTTGTCGATAAAGAAAAACTTCGACCCCTTACTGCCAAAGCCTTTGAAGAAATGGGTGTTCTGGTTGCAGCTTGTGGCGTGAAAGCGGAAGACAACATCTTCAGTCAAGGTATTATTGAGATGCGTGAGGAATAGCGATGGATTACTTTTATTGGGACGCAAGCGCATTGGCAAAGAGATATACGACAGAGGTTGGTACGCCGATTGTGAATAATCTTTTTACCAGATCTACTCA
Coding sequences:
- a CDS encoding MoxR family ATPase, with translation MSPDQSQFHPDSVQLESQYEDFRDTFDRIQREVSRQIVGQREIIEGVLICLMTGGHALLEGVPGLGKTLLIRTLHEVLDLGFSRIQFTPDLMPADIIGTNIVAEDESGRKFFEFQQGPVFANLILADEINRATPKTQSALLEAMQEKSVTVAGTQHKLQRPFFVMATQNPLEMEGTYPLPEAQLDRFFFKLKVEYPSLDELDLVMERTTKREMPLVEKVCDGEQINGLEEIARDILIAEDVRRYALRIVLGTHPESEDAPELTKKYVRYGSSPRGAQALILAGKVRAILDGRYNVARADIQAVALPSLRHRLILSFEGEAEGVDPDQIIKHLLEVTE
- a CDS encoding tetratricopeptide repeat protein, with protein sequence EWEQAAAAYKKAMDMTTQSWERNEVSTELVKIYAQLGQIDTAIDLYKTLSRSGLSGMSINWSGPTGFQIYFAGDKARESLINTYRNQGKLDDLLTYFETQGGETAEDSTRLEITAEIHRTRGDYAKAAESYQALGKVQPGNIRSFYYAAAAFNKNSEQELAQTILNEGEAALSADIQWNQDMWRLTALGSICLEGELYNPAIKFIEDAIMHAGRYGGGGHERQQLYNMLAQSYIGMERYEEAMNAYQELENTAQDDGMRQIARDGMRRAYRAGNLHEKMVAERTQAVENNPEDPDALFALAQTYEWNDMHDKAIAAYERANQLNPDSTVILAPLAKLYTETAPEKAKVLYKHLIELADEPSDRFQKWWLLIEVYKKLGELDTAVAELRDFAGPATEEFEREAALRLLWGIYEDEKQKGERVAVFKELASQIGENATVYELLGDAYKAVENQEKASVAYTQWVEFRQKEIDRGGRNWDYYSLAEQLLRKEIMPEKALEFAKRVTQTHPNPHYDALLGEAYLLNEQYEEAEKSFKRALTNPDNPFDTTTIWPHLKRASKNVKDEGRFIELMEVLTGTVLLDATERMHANLVLSTFYHERNQAEEAERYMRKSGVVPEGAWWILGPFDNAGGVGYNRAYIPEDAVEINKTAAYEGTDGKIGWEQRADETLDGIVDLAPIFGFGNLNPVLGDMEQPNPQLDTVLAYAWTTVNAPDERQARIWISAHNPAKVWSNGEEVSKINQDQQPMSDNQHTVPVTLQAGENSILVKLCGRRWGWKLQLWLTDVDGFPFEDLEYINSPTIQQSVEE
- a CDS encoding DUF5320 domain-containing protein: MIAFNSVILGDEKASEPTTEVLISQIQDLQKEIEALKERISKLESGQKMPSIVPEDLPSVDTIPNMNQLPKGSVEREINGMTYYIIPLQDQSVDK
- a CDS encoding class I SAM-dependent methyltransferase, coding for MIYPIIITTVGLFLLSPIVSSQGEGESDYDRDMYIYGKEPAAFLKQKLDGLKKGKALVLAMGEGRNAVYLAQNGFDVTGVDISEVAIEKCNKLAKERNTTVNAVVADLTDYDMGTGQFDLITKFYYYEPSIFPQIIDALKPGGMFILEQFSIDHLKYRETSSFGPRNPDYLIKPNELLEHFKSLRILYYEDTVIELDEGMHKGTAAVIRLIAEKVE